A window of the Brassica napus cultivar Da-Ae chromosome C5, Da-Ae, whole genome shotgun sequence genome harbors these coding sequences:
- the LOC125586891 gene encoding dolichol-phosphate mannosyltransferase subunit 1-like, whose amino-acid sequence MAEEKERKGEKKYKYSVIVPTYNERLNIALIVYLIFKHLRDVDFEIIVVDDGSPDGTQEIVKQLQDLYGEDRILLRARAKKLGLGTAYIHGFEACYR is encoded by the exons ATGGCGGAGGAGAAGGAGAGGAAAGGAGAGAAGAAGTATAAGTATAGCGTAATCGTTCCTACGTACAACGAGCGCCTCAACATTGCTCTTATAGTCTACCTCATTTTCAAGCATCtccg GGATGTTGATTTTGAGATAATTGTTGTGGATGATGGGAGTCCTGATGGCACTCAAGAAATTGTCAAGCAACTGCAGGACTTGTATGGTGAAGACCGCATT CTTTTAAGAGCTAGAGccaagaagcttggtttgg GAACGGCATATATCCATGGTTTTGAAGCATGCTACAGGTGA
- the LOC106347271 gene encoding WD repeat-containing protein DWA2, whose amino-acid sequence MQGGSSGIGYGLKYQARCISDVKADTDYTSFLTGTLSLKEENEVHLLRLSSGGSELICEGLFSHPNEIWDLASCPFDQRIFSTVFSTGESFGAAIWQIPELYGQLNSPQLERVASLDAHVGKINCVLWWPSGRCDKLISMDEQNIFLWSLACSNKSAEVLSKDSAGMLHSLSGGAWDPHDVNAVAATGESSVQFWDLRTMKKVNSIERAHVRGVDYNPKREHILITAEDESGIHVWDLRKAKAPVQELPGHTHWTWAVKCNPEYDGLILSAGTDSAVNLWYAAASSTNEKTPEQPVGSTRQRVNLLLNSYTDYEDSVYGLAWSSREPWVFASLSYDGRVVIESVKPFLPRL is encoded by the exons ATGCAAGGAGGATCGTCGGGAATTGGATACGGCTTGAAGTATCAG GCGAGATGTATATCGGATGTGAAAGCCGATACGGATTACACCAGCTTCCTCACTGGAACCCTAAGTTTGAAAGAAGAAAACGAG gttcatcTTCTTCGTCTGTCATCTGGTGGATCTGAGCTGATATGCGAGGGTTTGTTCTCTCATCCTAATGAGATTTGGGACCTTGCTTCTTGCCCTTTCGATCAACGCATTTTCTCCACTGTCTTTTCCACTG GTGAATCATTTGGAGCAGCGATTTGGCAGATTCCTGAGTTGTATGGTCAGCTGAATTCCCCACAACTTGAGCGTGTTGCATCTCTTGATGCACATGTTGGTAAGATTAACTG TGTTCTTTGGTGGCCTTCTGGGAGGTGTGACAAGTTGATCAGCATGGATGAACAAAACATTTTCTTGTGGAGCTTGGCTTGTTCGAACAAGTCTGCTGAG GTCTTGTCTAAGGATTCGGCTGGGATGTTACATTCTTTATCTGGTGGTGCGTGGGATCCACATGATGTAAATGCTGTTGCAGCGACTGGTGAATCATCTGTCCAGTTCTGGGACCTGCGCACCATGAA GAAGGTTAATTCAATTGAACGTGCTCATGTACGAGGTGTTGATTACAATCCCAAGAGAGAACATATACTT ATTACAGCAGAGGATGAATCTGGCATACATGTCTGGGATCTCCGGAAGGCCAAGGCTCCCGTCCAAGAGCTCCCTGGTCATACACATTG GACATGGGCTGTCAAGTGTAACCCCGAGTATGATGGGCTGATTCTG AGTGCAGGAACAGACTCAGCTGTCAATTTGTGGTATGCTGCAGCATCATCCACTAATGAAAAAACCCCAGAA CAGCCTGTGGGTTCAACACGTCAGCGTGTAAACCTGTTGCTCAACTCATACACTGATTATGAAGACAGTGTCTATG GACTTGCTTGGAGCTCACGTGAGCCTTGGGTTTTTGCATCATTATCATATGACGGAAGG GTCGTCATCGAATCAGTGAAGCCTTTCCTTCCGAGACTGTAG